In bacterium, the following are encoded in one genomic region:
- a CDS encoding DUF5320 domain-containing protein, translating to MPNFDGTGPAGMGPMTGRGYGPCGFGLGWRRRFGAGRGMGRYFGWNWPQTPQDQKKALADYKKALEEELEDIKKEEEEIAKQA from the coding sequence ATGCCAAATTTCGATGGAACAGGACCCGCCGGAATGGGACCAATGACAGGTAGGGGTTACGGCCCTTGCGGGTTTGGCCTTGGTTGGAGAAGAAGGTTTGGAGCAGGTCGCGGCATGGGAAGGTATTTCGGCTGGAATTGGCCCCAAACACCGCAAGATCAAAAAAAGGCGCTTGCTGACTATAAAAAAGCGCTTGAAGAGGAACTAGAAGATATAAAAAAAGAAGAGGAGGAAATTGCAAAACAAGCTTAA
- a CDS encoding DUF134 domain-containing protein, with protein MNIINMPRPKIPRLTRFIPGVLYFKPRGIPLSELEEVELLSDEVEALKLYEIDALEQTKAAEKMHVSQPTFARILNSAHKKVAKAVIKGKAIKIKTTP; from the coding sequence ATGAATATTATAAACATGCCAAGACCTAAAATTCCCCGTCTTACAAGGTTTATCCCGGGAGTTTTATATTTTAAACCCCGGGGTATTCCTTTGTCTGAATTGGAAGAAGTCGAACTTTTATCTGATGAAGTAGAAGCATTAAAGTTATATGAAATTGATGCGCTCGAACAAACCAAAGCCGCGGAAAAAATGCACGTATCACAACCCACTTTCGCGCGGATCTTAAATAGCGCCCATAAAAAAGTTGCCAAGGCGGTAATTAAAGGCAAAGCAATTAAAATCAAAACTACTCCTTGA
- a CDS encoding metal ABC transporter ATP-binding protein → MFKESIDMVNNLALKVKDLTVKLNDQTIIDNLSFDVIKGETLVILGPNGAGKTTLLRAILGTIPSQGEIVWSVNNISYLPPNELLQRKEVLPLTVEDFYSLKEITKERINKSLVSVGLEKSIIKKRIAHLSTGQFQRLGIAWALVDNPDTLLFDEPTSGIDIGGTETIYSLLHSFWEKQKLTIILVTHDLSVVWEHADNVLCLNKKGICHGIPSQALTTKSLQKLYGVGVKYYKHNNK, encoded by the coding sequence ATGTTTAAAGAAAGTATAGATATGGTAAACAACCTAGCCTTAAAAGTAAAAGACTTAACTGTAAAATTGAATGATCAAACTATCATTGATAATTTAAGTTTTGATGTAATAAAGGGTGAAACTTTAGTAATTCTGGGACCAAACGGTGCGGGAAAGACCACGCTTTTAAGGGCAATTTTAGGCACCATCCCTTCTCAAGGAGAGATTGTCTGGTCAGTTAATAATATTAGCTATCTTCCACCCAATGAACTTTTGCAAAGAAAGGAGGTTCTTCCCCTCACAGTCGAAGATTTTTATAGTTTAAAAGAAATAACAAAAGAAAGGATTAACAAAAGCCTAGTATCCGTCGGACTGGAAAAATCTATCATAAAAAAAAGAATTGCTCATCTTTCGACAGGCCAGTTTCAAAGGCTGGGTATAGCGTGGGCTCTGGTTGATAACCCGGATACACTTTTGTTTGACGAGCCTACTTCCGGAATTGATATCGGAGGAACTGAAACAATTTACTCGCTACTTCATAGCTTCTGGGAAAAACAAAAATTGACCATTATTTTAGTAACACACGATCTAAGTGTTGTTTGGGAGCATGCTGATAACGTGCTTTGCTTAAATAAAAAAGGCATATGTCACGGAATACCTTCCCAGGCACTGACAACCAAGAGTCTACAAAAACTTTACGGGGTAGGAGTGAAATATTATAAACACAATAATAAATGA